One window of the Chitinophaga niabensis genome contains the following:
- a CDS encoding Crp/Fnr family transcriptional regulator, with the protein MKTELLLQNIKAHISLDKEETEFFLRLIKPNTIKRKDFLLKQGEICRYESFITKGCLRVYTLDNNGVEHVVMFGVENWWVSDLRSFLMQTPAQYMIDALEDTEVLQISKPDIDRLYERVPKFERFFRIILQNAFVAHQQRIEQNLSSSAEERYRFFTEKYPHMDQRIPQKQIASYLGITPVFLSILRRKQLKNKLL; encoded by the coding sequence ATGAAAACGGAACTCCTCCTGCAAAACATCAAAGCGCACATCAGCCTGGATAAAGAAGAAACCGAATTCTTCCTGCGCCTCATTAAACCAAACACCATCAAAAGAAAAGACTTTCTGTTAAAACAGGGAGAGATCTGCAGGTACGAAAGCTTCATCACAAAAGGCTGCCTGCGGGTATATACGCTGGACAATAACGGTGTGGAACATGTGGTGATGTTTGGTGTAGAGAACTGGTGGGTCAGCGATCTTCGCAGCTTTCTGATGCAAACACCTGCACAATATATGATTGATGCCCTGGAAGACACGGAAGTACTGCAAATATCCAAACCGGACATCGATCGGTTATATGAAAGGGTCCCAAAATTTGAACGTTTCTTCAGGATCATTTTACAAAATGCTTTTGTAGCTCACCAGCAGCGTATCGAACAAAACCTTTCTTCTTCAGCGGAAGAACGTTATCGCTTTTTTACAGAGAAATACCCGCATATGGACCAGCGCATACCGCAAAAGCAGATCGCATCCTACCTGGGCATCACCCCTGTTTTCCTGAGTATACTCAGGAGGAAACAGCTAAAAAATAAACTACTTTAA
- a CDS encoding ester cyclase has translation MKLLQTVALLLLISSCSQQANNKRIIERYYNEVWNEGKLEVLDELLSEDYINHTPSTPNPPPGPDGLKPIIQAIRKGFPDLHYEIQDIIVTEGKAVARVIMTGTQTDTLFGMPPTGRKITVNQINIEQIENGKITQHWRVTDELTMMKQLGR, from the coding sequence ATGAAACTATTGCAGACAGTGGCTTTATTACTATTGATTTCCTCCTGTTCCCAACAGGCGAACAACAAAAGGATCATAGAACGGTATTACAACGAAGTATGGAACGAAGGAAAACTGGAAGTCTTAGATGAACTCTTAAGTGAAGATTATATCAACCATACTCCCAGCACGCCTAACCCTCCTCCCGGCCCTGATGGGTTAAAACCCATCATTCAGGCTATCAGGAAAGGCTTCCCCGACCTGCACTACGAAATACAGGATATCATTGTAACAGAAGGCAAAGCTGTTGCCCGGGTGATCATGACCGGCACACAAACGGATACGCTGTTTGGCATGCCGCCTACCGGAAGAAAGATCACCGTAAACCAGATCAATATTGAACAGATAGAGAACGGAAAGATCACCCAGCACTGGCGGGTGACGGATGAACTAACGATGATGAAACAACTGGGAAGATAA
- a CDS encoding bestrophin family protein, translating into MLLRDKLTFVQISRLTWRLDLLILFFCTLAYIADTYWLKRHVAIPVTFSTVLGTAIAFFIGFNNNQAYGRWWEGRQIWGSLVNDSRSWGRNLLHFCDQSASDEAPHVARRMIFRHIGFLYALKANLRKTGDPYYEGYLSRQEAENVANSSNIPNAILDIQAADLQLLREQGAIDGFLFRDMNQLLMNHCNDMGKCERIRNTAFPPSYLFFTRVFIWIFVIMNTLMLAESIGYWSVIFGWLFGFVFHVTHQNGISIMNPFEQNMMSLPLDSITRTIEINLLEMLGHEPLPSPVEAIDGQYLL; encoded by the coding sequence ATGTTGCTAAGAGATAAACTCACATTTGTACAGATCTCCCGCCTTACCTGGCGGCTGGACCTGTTGATACTGTTCTTTTGTACATTGGCTTATATAGCAGACACCTACTGGCTGAAACGGCATGTAGCCATCCCCGTTACCTTCAGCACTGTGTTGGGAACAGCCATCGCATTTTTCATTGGCTTTAATAATAACCAGGCATATGGGCGCTGGTGGGAAGGCCGGCAGATCTGGGGCTCACTGGTGAATGATTCCCGTTCCTGGGGCCGCAACCTGTTGCATTTTTGTGATCAGAGCGCCAGTGACGAAGCGCCACATGTAGCCCGCAGGATGATCTTCCGCCACATCGGTTTCTTATATGCACTCAAAGCCAATTTGCGTAAAACCGGCGATCCCTATTATGAGGGTTATCTCAGCAGGCAGGAAGCAGAAAATGTAGCTAACAGCAGTAATATCCCAAATGCCATCCTTGATATCCAGGCAGCAGATCTGCAGCTGTTACGTGAACAGGGCGCGATAGATGGTTTCCTTTTCAGGGATATGAATCAATTGCTGATGAACCATTGTAATGATATGGGCAAATGTGAACGTATCCGCAATACCGCCTTCCCACCGAGTTATCTTTTCTTCACCCGTGTATTCATCTGGATCTTTGTGATCATGAACACCCTGATGCTTGCAGAATCAATAGGCTACTGGTCCGTTATTTTCGGATGGCTGTTCGGATTTGTATTCCATGTAACACATCAGAACGGGATCAGTATCATGAACCCTTTTGAACAGAACATGATGAGCCTGCCGCTGGATAGCATCACGCGGACGATTGAGATCAACCTCCTGGAGATGCTGGGGCATGAGCCTTTGCCTTCTCCGGTGGAGGCGATTGACGGGCAGTATTTATTATAA
- a CDS encoding acyl-CoA desaturase: protein MLILIFFVIHWYAALFAQTFFQHRYTSHGAFKMSPFWEKVFYLFSYFSQGSSYMSARAYGIMHRMHHAYTDTEKDPHSPKYSPNVFAMMWRARMAYQRIVKGKSKDSEHFSKGLPDWPTFDKWAGSFFSRMLWVLGYTAIYILFAPSFWFFFLLPITIAMSAIHGAIINWYAHKYGYKNYELKNTSTNLLKPDLLMLGESYHNNHHKHPSHVNFGTKWYEFDPVYPVIRVLNWLHVIRLAQ from the coding sequence ATGCTAATACTCATTTTTTTTGTCATACACTGGTATGCGGCACTTTTTGCACAGACATTCTTCCAGCACAGATATACTTCCCATGGCGCGTTTAAAATGAGCCCGTTCTGGGAAAAGGTCTTCTACCTTTTCTCTTACTTCTCCCAGGGCTCTTCTTATATGAGCGCCAGGGCTTATGGCATCATGCACCGCATGCACCATGCTTATACAGATACAGAGAAAGATCCGCATTCTCCCAAATATTCACCCAATGTATTTGCCATGATGTGGCGGGCAAGGATGGCTTATCAGCGTATCGTAAAAGGGAAATCAAAAGACAGTGAACACTTCAGCAAAGGGCTGCCGGACTGGCCAACATTCGATAAGTGGGCAGGATCTTTTTTCAGCCGCATGTTATGGGTGCTGGGATATACAGCTATATACATACTGTTCGCGCCCTCTTTCTGGTTCTTCTTCTTATTGCCCATCACCATTGCCATGAGTGCCATACACGGGGCTATCATTAACTGGTATGCACACAAATACGGATACAAGAACTATGAACTGAAGAACACTTCCACCAACCTGTTAAAACCGGATCTCCTCATGCTGGGTGAATCTTACCATAACAACCATCACAAACATCCCTCTCATGTGAATTTTGGTACAAAGTGGTATGAATTTGATCCGGTGTATCCTGTTATCCGTGTTTTGAACTGGCTGCATGTCATCCGCCTTGCACAATAA